TCCCTCACCGCCTCGGCGTCCACCACGCCCGATCCGCCGACCAGTCCCGCCGCGATCTCCAGCCCCGTCAACGCCTGCCGTGCGTCGCCGCCAGTGTTGCGCACCAGCGCGTCCTCCGCGTCGGGCTCCAGCGTCACGCGGCCGCCCAGCCCGCGCTCCGGATCGCTTACCGCGCGGCGGACCACGGCGCGGACGTCATCCTCCGTCAGCGGCTCGAGGACCAGGACGCGCGAGCGGGAGAGGACGGCGGCGTTGATCTCGAACGCGGGGTGTTCCGTCGTCGCCCCGACCAGCGTCATCAGGCCGGACTCGATCCAGGGGAGTAGGAAGTCCTGCTGCCCCTTGTTCAGCCGGTGGATCTCGTCGATGAAGAGGAGCGTGCGGCGCCCCGCCTTCCGCCGCGTCTCCGCCTCCTTCACCACCTCGCGC
The Longimicrobium sp. DNA segment above includes these coding regions:
- a CDS encoding AAA family ATPase, coding for MSDFSLFGEPEAPPPSRRDEPSSPSPAADAPLAERMRPRSLDEIVGQQALVGPEGTLRKLLAAGHLPNLILHGPPGSGKTTLGRLIAAASGATFVPFNAVSEGVPRLREVVKEAETRRKAGRRTLLFIDEIHRLNKGQQDFLLPWIESGLMTLVGATTEHPAFEINAAVLSRSRVLVLEPLTEDDVRAVVRRAVSDPERGLGGRVTLEPDAEDALVRNTGGDARQALTGLEIAAGLVGGSGVVDAEAVR